DNA sequence from the bacterium genome:
GGAGGGTACGAAGATCCGCACCGAGCGCGAGGTCGGGGTCGACGACCACGAAGAGGTAATCGCGATTCTTCGGGCGCTGGGGTACGAGATCAATCGCCGCTATGAGAAGTTTCGCGAGACCTGGCGGTTGGGTGGCGTCTCGGTGTGCCTCGACCATACGCCGATCGGCGACTTCGTCGAGTTCGAGGGCTCGAAGGCGGCCCAGGTAGCGAAGCGCTTCGGGTTTTCGCCCACCGAGGCCGAGCGCGGCAACTACCTCGAGCTCTACCGGGAGTACAGGCAAGACCATCCCGAAGCGCCCGAGGACATGGTCTTCCCTTGAAGCCGGCGCGTTTTCGGGCCGTCATCCTTGCTGCCGGGTTAGGCACCGGGCTCCGTCCGCTGACGCTTTCCTTGCCGAAACCCCTGCTTCCCGTGGCCGGCCTGCCGGTCTTGGGCCACACTTTGCAGGCGCTGCAAAAGCGTGGTTGCGAGGCAGCCGCGATCAATCTTCACTATCAAGGGGAGAAGATCGCCTCTCGGTTCGGCTCGGATTTCGAGGGCATGCCAATTCGTTACTCGCGCGAGGAGGAGATCCGGGGAACGCTCGGTGCTCTGGGTCCACTTCGAGAGTTTCTCGCCCCATCCGAAGTCGTGCTCGTGCTCAATGGCGACAGCCTCGCGCGATGGCCGCTTGCCAAGCTCCTTCGGCACCACCAGAAACACCAGCCAAGGGCGACTCTGATGGTTTCCTCGCGAGCGCGAGTCGGCGACTACGGTGGCGGCATCGGCATCGAGCGCGATGGCAGAGTGGTGTCGTTCAGAAAAACAGCCCCGGATGAGCCCCAGGAATCCAAGGAGACCAGGCGAAGGGTCTTTGCCGGCGCCCATGTCCTTTCGCCGGAACTCGTGGAGAGAGTTCCCCCCTCACCGTCCGATTTCATCCTCGACCTGTATCAACCATTGGTCGAGAGCGGTGAACGCATAGACGCCGTCGAGAGCTCGGACCTGTGGTTCGATCTCGGAACTCCGAGGCGCTATCTGCAAGGGGTCATCGGTTGGGCGGGCAAGAGCGGCTGGCGCCGGCGCGGTTGGTGGAGCTCGGAAGCCGAGGTGGACCCGGAAGCCTCGGTCCGAGGATCCGTGCTGGAAGCGGGCACCAAGATCTCTGCGGGCGCGCGGGTTCGCCGGTCATTGGTCCTCTCCGGGGCCTCGATCGGCGCCGGTGCCAGAGTTCGGGATTCGGTGATCGGCTTCTCGGTGAACCTGCCATCGGGTACGGTGGTCGAGAACCGCCTCGTCACCGAGGCACGCGCCGACACGCCGCCACACGCTAAGGCCTCGGTTGTCGGCGGACTGGTCTACGGTCCCCTCGGCGACGAATAGCGTAAGCTTGCCGGAGTGGCGGGGTCTCTTTACAGGCTGGTTGTATTCGATTGGGACGGCACACTTTTGGATTCGATTGCCACCATCGTGGGTTGCACGCAGGCGACGCTCGACGAGCTGGGATTGCCGCCGGCGGACGAAGCCAATATCCGCTCGGCCATCGGCCTGGGCATCCGCGAAACGGTGGATTCGTTCTGTCCGGGGTGTAGCGAGGAGACCTTCGGCAGAATCGTCGAGGTCTACCGGAGGCTCTGGTTCGGACGCTACGTCGACGAGCCGGTGCTGTTCGAAGGCGTCGAGGGATTGCTCGAAGGCCTTGCCGAGGAGGGTCGTTTGCTGGCCGTGGCTACGGCGAAGAGCAGGAGGGGGCTCGCCACTGATCTCGAGCGCACCGGCCTGGGCCGTTTCTTCCAGGCCAGCCGAACCGTCGACGAAGCGGCCAGCAAACCCAGCCCGGACATGCTTCTCGGCATCCTGAACGAGCTCGGCGTGCGTCCGGAAGAGGCACTGATGGTCGGCGACGCCGTCCACGATCTGCAGATGGCGACCAACGCGGGTGTTGCGTCGGTGGGTGTGGCCAGTGGCACCACGGCGCGGGACGTGCTGCTTGGTAGCGGACCCCTCGAGTGTCTCGATACGGTCGCCGCGCTGCCGGAATGGTTGGCGGAGAACGCTCTCGATCCGGTGCGATCTTCGCCGAAGGAGCTGGCTCGATGAAGAGAATACACGTCAGCGCAAGCCTGGTCGCGCTCCTGGCGCTCGCGGCCGTCATGGGAGGTGGGCAAGCGGGCGAGGCCGGGCAAGGAGCGGCGTCGCTGCAGGGCGCCGAGATCCACGAGCGGATCGAGCGGAAGGCCGGTCGGGCACGGGCGAATCCGCGCCCCTTCGATGCGCCCGATCAAGCCCTTGCCTACTATCGGGCCAAGCGTCTCGGATCGAGTGTTCGGCCCGATGGCTCAGCCGGTTTTGACTCAGTGCGTGCCTACCGGCTGGCGGAGGAGCAGGTCGCCCGGATGCCGCGTCTTCGCGTCAGTAGCAGAAGACCCTCCAAAGTGGCCAAAGCCGGGAGCTCCTTGGAGCTCGAGGCTGCGACCGCTTGGGAGTGGTTGGGACCGGGCAATATCGGGGGGCGCACGCGAGTTCTGGCGATCAACCCGAAGAGACCGAAGATCATGTACGCGGGTGGGGTCTCGGGCGGTATCTGGAAGAGCAAGAACCGCGGCAAGAGCTGGCAGCCGGTGGGCGACCGGCTCTCGAACCTGGCCGTCAATTCACTGGCCATGGACCCCGAGGACCCGAACACCCTCTACGCGGGCACCGGCGAGGGTTATTTCCGCGAGGTCGTGCGCCAGACGTCTTTGCCTCTGCGGGGCGGCGGCATCTTCAAGACCACGGACGCGGGCGCGACCTGGGAGCTCCTCCGGAAGACCCGCAAGGAGTCGTTTCAGTGGGTGAACGACCTGGTGGTCAGTCCGCGGGCGAGCGATCGAATCTACGCGGCGACTCGGAAGGGGGTCTTTCGCTCAACCAACGCCGGGCGAAAGTGGAAGAGGATCTTGAGATCCAAGGCTCGCGGCGGCTGTCTCGACCTGGTGCTATCGACCGCGAACGGTACCGATACGCTCTTCGCCTCCTGTGGCACTCTCGAGCAGGCGACCGTGCTTCGCAATCGCCGCGCGGAGGACAGCAAGGAGTGGCGGGAAGTGCTCTCCGAGCCAGGCATGGGGCGCACGTCCTTGGCCATTGCGCCCTCGGACCCGGACGTGGTCTACGCCCTTTCTGCCAGCAACGTGCCGGGCCCCGGAGGGAACTTCGAGCAAGCTCTGCATGCGGTCTTCCGTTCGACCGCTGGCGGCCTCGAAGGCACCTGGGAAGCACGATTGCGCAACAGCGGCGGGCGCAAGATCGACCGGGTCGTTCTCTCCAATCCGATTATTGCCTTCCTGGAAGAGTGCGGTTTTCAGGGTACCAATGGCTTTTTTGCCATGGGTTGGTACGTGAACCTGATCGCGGTCGATCCGGGGAATGCCGACCGGATCTGGGTAGGCGGGGTAGACCTTTTTCGTTCCGACGACGGTGGCGCCTCCTTCAACCCGGTGACCTACTGGTGGAGTGATCCGCCGATACCGAACTCGGTGCACGCCGACCAACACGCGGTGGTCTTTCATCCCAAGAACGGCAGGCGTCTGTACGCGCTCAATGACGGCGGCGTTTATGAGTTGCGCAACCCGCGAGTGGCCATACCGAGCGATCCGCTGGCGGTGTGCACTCCCGGGTCGAACGGGGGCGATTGGAAGTCGCTCAACAGAAACTACGGCGTAACCCAGTTCTACCACGGCACCGCGACGCCAGACGCCCGACGATTTATCGCCGGAGCGCAGGACAACGGCACAGTCCTGGGAGACGAGAGCTTCGGAGCGAACGGTTGGGTGACGATCTCCGGCGGGGACGGAGGCTATTCCGCGATCCACCCCGGCGACAACCGGATCATCTACGTCACCTCTCAGAATGGTCGAGTGCGCAAATCGATCGACGGCGGAGCCAGTTTCTCCGAGGCGATCGATGGCATCAGCGATCTCGAGACCAACAACACAGCGAGTTTCCGTGCCGTCGGCCCGAACTTCCTGTTTATTTCGCCACTCGTCATGGATCCGAATCAACCCCAGCGGCTGTGGCTGGGCGGGCGCCGGCTGTGGCGAACCGATGACGGAGCCTTGGGTTGGAGGGCGGCCTCGGCGCCGTTGTCGAGCGCCGGCAAGGTGAGTGCCGTCGCCGTGGCCCCGGGCCGGTCGGATTTGGTTATCGTCGGCACCGACAACGGCTGGATCCACACCAACGACCAAGCCACACTCGCCGGCAGCACCGACGACTGGCCGGGAACGAGACTGCGTTCCGGTTTCGTATCATCGATCGCCTTCGATCCGGAGAACCTGGACATCGTCTACGCGACCTACGCGACATTCAACGGCGAGCACGTCTGGAAGAGCGAGGATGCGGGAATGACCTGGAGCGCCCTGGACGGCAGCGGCGCGGGCGCGCTCCCGGATCTGCCGGTGCACTCGATCGTGGTCGACCCGGCCGAATCCGGACAGATCTTCCTGGGCACCGACCTCGGAGTATTTGCCTCTGCCGACGGCGGCTCGACCTGGGGTGTCGAGGCAAGCGGTCTGCCGCCGGCGGTGACCGAGTGGATCAGCTACATCGAGACCCCCGGTGGAGCCCGCTATCTGTTCGCCTTTACGCACGGACGAGGCGCCTGGCGCCTGCGCCTGGACGACTGATCCGGTCTAGTTTGGATCGGGCTCGGCGGCCGCCTCGGCCTCCGGCGCATCGAGCAGCTCGAAGACCTCGTCGACCTGCTGCCAGCCCAGTCGCATCAAGAACGACGGGTTGCGCCCGTAGGACTTGGCTCCAAGGATGAAGAAGTTGGGCTCGGGGTTGAGCAGGGTCTCGGCGCCCTGACTCTGCTGGTCGAGACAGTCTGCGCTCGACGATCCGGACGATCCGAGCAGGGCCGCCGCCAGCTTCATCGGTCCGTGGGTGGCATAGCATTCGTGAATCTGTAGCTGTCGGTAGAGATCGTGGTCGCCGACGGAGCCGGTTAGCGACAGGATCTTGTCGACATGGACGGTTTCGACCGTGCCATCCGTGCGGCGCAGGCCGACTGCGAACCGGTTTCCGTCGCGGCTGACGGATTCCACCACGACGCCGCTGATTGGGTGAATCGCCGGCGACTCGCCTGCCAGGAACTGGTGGGCCCGCTCGGCGAGCCGCGATCGCGCCGGCAGAGGGTCCTTCGGATCAACGTGCCAGCTGGGATGCTCACGGCGCAGAGCCCACACCACCGATGTGGCCGGCGCCTCCTCGGCGAGCTTGGCAAGGTCGGAGACCGCGGTGAGAGCCGAGTGGCCGGCACCGACCACAAGGATCGTCCGTCCGGCCCACTGCCCGCCTTCTGCCTCTAGATCGGGAATCGTGCGGCGGATTTGGTCGTCGAGCGGAGCCTCACCGGGGGCGGCAATGCCGCCGTCTCCCAGCGCATTGGGCTGGCCGTAGGAGCCGGTGCAGTCGAGCACGGCATCCGCTCTTTCCGTCCATTCGCGCCCGGAGGTGTCTCTGAGCAAGAGCCGAAATGGCCGTTCTCGGCGCGCTTCGGTCGCGATCTCCTCGTGCTTCAATAGGCCTTCCCGGCCGACGCTCACGACTTTCACTCCGGTGCGAAGATGGGGGCGGATCTGGGCCAGGTCACCGAGCGGTTTGAGCACGCGCTCGACGAGTTCCGCCCCGGTCGGGCAGGTGGAGT
Encoded proteins:
- a CDS encoding class IV adenylate cyclase, which translates into the protein MSQENNDRATEGTEEREIKFRCEDLSRLRERLIEAEAERVSASAKETNWVFDRKGDLQERGELLRVRAQGTEAHLTFKGPARFEEGTKIRTEREVGVDDHEEVIAILRALGYEINRRYEKFRETWRLGGVSVCLDHTPIGDFVEFEGSKAAQVAKRFGFSPTEAERGNYLELYREYRQDHPEAPEDMVFP
- a CDS encoding NDP-sugar synthase, which encodes MKPARFRAVILAAGLGTGLRPLTLSLPKPLLPVAGLPVLGHTLQALQKRGCEAAAINLHYQGEKIASRFGSDFEGMPIRYSREEEIRGTLGALGPLREFLAPSEVVLVLNGDSLARWPLAKLLRHHQKHQPRATLMVSSRARVGDYGGGIGIERDGRVVSFRKTAPDEPQESKETRRRVFAGAHVLSPELVERVPPSPSDFILDLYQPLVESGERIDAVESSDLWFDLGTPRRYLQGVIGWAGKSGWRRRGWWSSEAEVDPEASVRGSVLEAGTKISAGARVRRSLVLSGASIGAGARVRDSVIGFSVNLPSGTVVENRLVTEARADTPPHAKASVVGGLVYGPLGDE
- a CDS encoding HAD-IA family hydrolase is translated as MAGSLYRLVVFDWDGTLLDSIATIVGCTQATLDELGLPPADEANIRSAIGLGIRETVDSFCPGCSEETFGRIVEVYRRLWFGRYVDEPVLFEGVEGLLEGLAEEGRLLAVATAKSRRGLATDLERTGLGRFFQASRTVDEAASKPSPDMLLGILNELGVRPEEALMVGDAVHDLQMATNAGVASVGVASGTTARDVLLGSGPLECLDTVAALPEWLAENALDPVRSSPKELAR
- a CDS encoding FAD-dependent oxidoreductase, with the protein product MRAAKPHSIAILGAGPTGLEAALAAAERGLAFTLYEAAEGVAGHVRDWSHVELFSPWAYDVSQRARRALSAAGVGLPDPNDSTCPTGAELVERVLKPLGDLAQIRPHLRTGVKVVSVGREGLLKHEEIATEARRERPFRLLLRDTSGREWTERADAVLDCTGSYGQPNALGDGGIAAPGEAPLDDQIRRTIPDLEAEGGQWAGRTILVVGAGHSALTAVSDLAKLAEEAPATSVVWALRREHPSWHVDPKDPLPARSRLAERAHQFLAGESPAIHPISGVVVESVSRDGNRFAVGLRRTDGTVETVHVDKILSLTGSVGDHDLYRQLQIHECYATHGPMKLAAALLGSSGSSSADCLDQQSQGAETLLNPEPNFFILGAKSYGRNPSFLMRLGWQQVDEVFELLDAPEAEAAAEPDPN